The proteins below come from a single Rosa rugosa chromosome 2, drRosRugo1.1, whole genome shotgun sequence genomic window:
- the LOC133730140 gene encoding secreted RxLR effector protein 161-like — protein sequence MEQSRKGFLPVRHGIHLSKKMCPQTIEEVQKMSKIPYASAIGSLMYAMLCTRPDISYGVSITSRYQSNPGLEHWNAVKNILKYLRRTKDLFLVYGGGDLQSELQVEAYTDSDFQSDVNDRKSTSGFVFTLNGGAVNWRSCKQSVTADSTTEAEYIAASEAAKEAVWMKKFITELDVVPTIESPIPLYCDNNGAIAQAKEPRSHQKSKHIERRFHIIREIVNRGDVNILKVASVDNISDPFTKPLSQAKLEQHLEKMGVRFMADWV from the coding sequence atggaacaatctaggaagggttttctgcctgtcagacatggcattcacctttctaagaaaatgtgcccacaaacgattgaggaagtgcaaaagatgagcaagatcccatatgcatctgcaatagggagcctcatgtatgcgatgctatgcacaagacctgatatcagttatggcgtaagcataactagtcgatatcagtccaatccaggtttagaacactggaatgctgttaagaatatccttaagtacttgagaaggactaaagatttattcctcgtttatggaggtggtgatttgcaatcagagttgcaagtggaagcatacacagactcagattttcaatctgatgtgaatgacagaaaatccacatcagggtttgtcttcaccttgaatggaggtgcagtaaattggagaagctgcaaacaaagcgttactgcagattccactactgaggcagaatacattgcagcatcagaggctgcaaaggaagcagtttggatgaaaaagttcatcactgaacttgatgttgttcctaccattgagtcaccgattccactttactgtgacaacaatggggcaattgctcaagccaaggaaccaaggtctcatcaaaaatccaaacacatcgaaagacgtttccatatcataagggagattgttaatcgtggagacgttaacattctcaaagtagcatctgttgataacatatcagatccattcactaagcctttatcacaagcaaagctagaacaacatcttgagaagatgggtgtacgtttcatggctgattgggtttag